The Paraburkholderia sabiae genome includes a region encoding these proteins:
- a CDS encoding PAS and helix-turn-helix domain-containing protein, translating into MSPSALTLDYQEIFLKLPTAVIVARERIMIDCNDRALALFRATRDDIVDQSFAVLYPAQKDFANTGRRIAPLIAKRAVFSDDRIMRRIDGSHFWVTVCGFGFNPKRPYELALWTFADLSINDKHSDVASLLTARERDVAALVVHGMTSKEIGKELEISPRTVDIHRASLLRKYDVKTTQELIKRLLA; encoded by the coding sequence ATGAGTCCGTCAGCCCTCACGCTCGATTACCAGGAGATTTTTCTCAAACTGCCCACTGCCGTGATCGTGGCCCGCGAGCGCATCATGATCGACTGCAACGACAGGGCGCTGGCGCTATTCCGGGCAACACGTGACGACATCGTCGATCAGTCGTTCGCGGTGCTCTATCCTGCCCAGAAAGACTTTGCGAACACAGGTCGCCGAATCGCTCCGTTGATTGCAAAGAGAGCCGTGTTCAGCGATGACCGCATCATGCGTCGCATCGACGGTAGCCACTTCTGGGTCACCGTATGCGGCTTCGGCTTCAATCCGAAACGCCCTTATGAGTTGGCGCTGTGGACATTTGCGGATCTGTCGATCAACGACAAGCACTCGGACGTCGCGAGCCTGCTGACGGCGCGCGAGCGCGATGTGGCCGCCCTCGTCGTACATGGGATGACGAGCAAGGAGATCGGCAAGGAACTGGAGATCAGCCCGCGGACGGTCGACATCCATCGGGCCAGCCTGCTACGCAAATACGATGTGAAAACGACCCAGGAGCTGATCAAGCGATTGCTGGCGTAA
- a CDS encoding dipeptidase yields the protein MTLHERCIVMDGLIVSKWDRSIFEDMNRGGLTAANCTVSIWEDFSGTVDNIIEMKKLVRENSELAILARSVDDIRSAKQAGKTAIILGFQNSHAFEDRIEYVALFKELGVGISQLAYNTQNLIGTGCYERDGGLSGFGHEIVEEMNRVGMLVDLSHVGPNTSREAILASNKPVCYSHCLPAGLKEHPRNKTDEELRFIVDRGGFVGVTMFSPFLRKGPNSTVEDYVEAIQYVINVVGEDAVGIGTDFTQGYDKGFYDWISHDKGAYRRLTDFGTVLNPLGIRTIGEFPNLTRAMQAAGMPERVIEKVLGENWLRVLHEVWSV from the coding sequence ATGACACTGCATGAGCGCTGCATCGTGATGGACGGTCTCATCGTCTCGAAGTGGGACAGGTCTATTTTCGAGGACATGAATCGCGGCGGACTGACCGCGGCGAACTGCACGGTTTCCATCTGGGAAGATTTTTCGGGCACCGTGGACAACATCATCGAAATGAAAAAGCTGGTGAGGGAGAATAGCGAGCTGGCTATCCTCGCCAGATCAGTCGACGACATCCGCTCGGCGAAGCAGGCGGGCAAGACAGCGATCATTCTCGGGTTTCAGAACAGCCACGCTTTCGAGGATCGCATCGAATATGTCGCTCTGTTCAAGGAACTCGGCGTCGGCATCTCCCAGCTTGCGTACAACACGCAGAATCTCATCGGCACGGGCTGCTACGAGCGCGACGGAGGACTGTCGGGCTTCGGACACGAGATCGTCGAAGAAATGAACCGCGTCGGCATGCTGGTCGATCTGTCGCACGTCGGACCGAATACGTCGCGAGAAGCGATTCTCGCTTCGAACAAACCCGTTTGCTACTCACACTGTCTTCCGGCGGGCCTCAAGGAACATCCTCGCAACAAAACGGATGAAGAACTGCGCTTCATCGTGGATCGCGGTGGATTCGTCGGCGTCACGATGTTTTCGCCTTTTCTCAGGAAGGGACCGAACTCGACGGTTGAAGACTACGTCGAGGCCATTCAGTACGTGATCAACGTCGTTGGCGAAGATGCGGTCGGAATCGGAACGGACTTCACGCAGGGTTACGACAAAGGGTTCTACGACTGGATCAGCCATGACAAAGGCGCCTATCGCAGATTGACCGATTTCGGAACGGTGTTGAATCCGCTCGGCATCAGGACGATCGGCGAATTTCCGAACCTCACGCGGGCGATGCAGGCGGCAGGGATGCCGGAGCGCGTCATCGAGAAAGTTCTCGGCGAAAACTGGCTTCGTGTTCTGCACGAGGTGTGGTCGGTTTGA
- a CDS encoding MFS transporter, producing MYEKIQPLAGELDYASSDAEGDAKLYKKVALRLIPLLFICYVVAYLDRINVGFAKLQMQDALGFSDTVYGLGAGIFFIGYFLFEVPSNMILERIGAKRTIARIMICWGITGCLLAHVSTPTGFYVLRFLLGAFEAGFFPGVVYYLGCWFPEARRGHMLGIFMTGIPIAGLFGGPVSGWAMSSLSGFGMQGWQWLYVIEAAPAVLLGIVALAYLDDNARDAKWLTPGERDRLTLALVAESERNSSRTDASLRRAMTSVRLYALAFAYFAFICGTYAVSFWLPTVLKSSGVTDVAQIGWYSAIPYGISAVGMVWLCRNSDRTMERRWHTSLAAIAGAVALALLPHVPANVSVTIVLLTVAATGIFATMPLFWSIATDYFAGTSSAAVAIALINSLGLVGGFASPFMMGWLKTVTGSLTTGLYVVTAVLLLGAIILLIFAPRSTPSARS from the coding sequence ATGTACGAAAAGATACAGCCGCTGGCGGGCGAACTTGATTACGCATCGTCAGACGCGGAGGGCGACGCGAAGCTCTACAAAAAGGTTGCGTTGCGCCTCATACCATTGCTCTTCATCTGCTATGTCGTTGCATACCTCGATCGGATCAACGTTGGCTTCGCGAAGCTGCAGATGCAGGATGCGCTCGGTTTCAGCGACACCGTGTACGGGCTGGGCGCAGGGATCTTTTTTATCGGCTACTTCCTCTTCGAAGTGCCGAGCAACATGATCCTGGAACGCATTGGCGCAAAGCGAACGATTGCGCGAATCATGATTTGCTGGGGTATCACCGGATGCCTGCTGGCGCATGTGTCGACGCCGACGGGTTTCTATGTGCTGCGGTTCCTGCTCGGTGCATTCGAAGCAGGCTTCTTTCCCGGCGTGGTCTACTATCTCGGATGCTGGTTTCCAGAAGCAAGACGCGGCCACATGCTTGGCATCTTCATGACGGGAATCCCTATCGCCGGGCTGTTCGGCGGACCCGTGTCGGGGTGGGCGATGTCGAGCTTGAGCGGCTTCGGAATGCAGGGCTGGCAATGGCTTTATGTGATCGAAGCTGCGCCGGCCGTGCTGCTTGGCATCGTTGCACTCGCGTATCTCGACGACAACGCCAGGGATGCAAAGTGGCTGACGCCCGGAGAACGGGACCGGCTCACGCTTGCACTGGTGGCAGAGTCGGAAAGAAACTCCTCACGAACCGACGCGAGCTTGCGACGCGCAATGACCAGCGTGCGGCTCTATGCATTGGCATTCGCTTACTTCGCTTTCATTTGCGGTACGTATGCAGTGAGCTTCTGGCTGCCGACCGTGCTCAAGTCGAGCGGCGTGACGGACGTCGCGCAGATTGGCTGGTATTCGGCGATCCCGTACGGAATCAGCGCGGTGGGCATGGTCTGGTTATGCCGAAACTCTGACCGCACGATGGAGCGCCGTTGGCACACGTCGCTTGCCGCGATTGCGGGAGCCGTTGCGCTCGCGTTGCTTCCTCACGTTCCGGCGAACGTTTCCGTGACGATTGTCCTGCTAACGGTGGCTGCAACCGGAATCTTCGCGACGATGCCGTTGTTCTGGTCGATTGCGACAGACTACTTCGCGGGTACGTCTTCGGCAGCCGTTGCCATCGCCCTGATAAACAGCCTCGGGCTTGTCGGTGGATTTGCGAGTCCGTTCATGATGGGTTGGCTGAAAACCGTGACGGGCTCACTGACTACCGGGCTCTACGTTGTCACGGCGGTCTTGCTGCTGGGAGCAATCATTCTGCTGATATTCGCTCCCCGGTCGACTCCGAGCGCGCGCAGCTGA
- a CDS encoding MarR family winged helix-turn-helix transcriptional regulator: MPRSSTTPSAASAPTVPPLKQPGHIDQFLLYRMHNLTRVAVQGVGLMFRREIGISRRDWRILAFVGQFPDLNLTRLAELTALDTVIASRCVTQLVRRGLLANTRQPTNKRVSALRLTETGKAVYEQARAAGQQYNVEFAACLSDDEARQLETLMDKLEARAHELTKREIERSGGAEDSAGDE, encoded by the coding sequence GTGCCGCGCTCATCCACCACCCCTTCCGCAGCCTCTGCGCCAACCGTGCCGCCCTTGAAGCAGCCGGGCCATATCGACCAGTTTCTGCTTTACCGGATGCACAATCTGACGCGCGTCGCGGTGCAAGGTGTAGGGCTGATGTTTCGACGCGAAATCGGCATTAGCCGCCGAGACTGGCGCATCCTCGCGTTCGTCGGCCAGTTCCCCGATCTGAACCTGACGCGGCTCGCGGAACTCACCGCACTGGATACGGTGATCGCGAGCCGGTGTGTGACGCAACTCGTGCGGCGCGGGCTGCTGGCGAACACCCGTCAACCGACGAACAAGCGTGTATCCGCGCTACGACTCACGGAAACGGGCAAAGCCGTCTATGAGCAGGCGCGTGCGGCCGGCCAGCAGTACAACGTCGAATTCGCCGCGTGCCTGAGCGATGACGAAGCGCGTCAACTCGAAACGCTGATGGACAAGCTGGAAGCCCGCGCGCACGAACTGACGAAGCGCGAAATCGAACGGAGCGGAGGCGCCGAAGACAGTGCAGGTGACGAATAG
- a CDS encoding sulfatase-like hydrolase/transferase, which translates to MTAIRNILFIMCDQLRRDHLGCYGHPYLRTRNIDALAARGVRFDNAYVSSGVCGPSRMSYYTGRTMTSHGANWNRVPLSIGEITLGEYLRRHGRSLALAGKTHVQVDASGMERLDIERNSAVGLRLSAGSFVELDRYDGHHEPGSESGYPAWLRAQGYESERPWSDYVISVEDDAGNVRSGWQMRNVGWPSRVAEPHSETAYMTDQAIRYIEQQGDEPWALHLSYVKPHWPYVAPRPYHDMYSLDQCLPPVRRTAELDNAHPVTAAYRQHEESINFSRDEVSNTVRPVYQGLIQQIDDHLGRVWEALDKLGRWQDTLIVFTADHGDFLGDHWLGEKEQFYDTVQRVPMIVYDPSPDAHATRGTADARFTSCIDVVPTVLEALGLPAYKERIEGRSLLPLTRNAPLREGGWRDYVVSELDYSFRGARLTLGREPDECRGWMVRDARWKYVHWLGYRPQLFDLEADPNEFVDLGGDRTHEAVRAQMHAKLVDWHASLKQRVTMDDAGVASRTDTHKDWGVFFGEW; encoded by the coding sequence ATGACAGCCATCCGAAACATCCTTTTCATCATGTGCGACCAGTTGAGGCGCGATCACCTCGGCTGCTACGGGCACCCGTATTTGCGCACACGAAATATCGACGCGCTCGCCGCACGCGGCGTGCGTTTCGATAACGCGTACGTCAGTTCGGGCGTTTGCGGACCATCGCGCATGTCCTATTACACCGGCCGCACGATGACGAGCCACGGTGCGAACTGGAACCGCGTGCCGCTGTCGATCGGCGAGATCACGCTCGGAGAATATCTGCGCCGTCATGGGCGCTCGCTCGCGCTTGCCGGCAAGACGCACGTTCAGGTGGACGCGTCAGGCATGGAGCGGCTCGACATCGAGCGCAACAGTGCGGTTGGTTTGCGGCTCTCGGCGGGCTCGTTTGTCGAACTCGACCGCTACGACGGACATCACGAGCCGGGTAGCGAGAGCGGCTATCCCGCGTGGTTGCGCGCTCAAGGGTACGAAAGCGAGCGGCCGTGGAGCGATTACGTGATCAGCGTCGAAGACGACGCCGGCAACGTGCGCTCCGGCTGGCAGATGCGCAATGTGGGCTGGCCGTCGCGCGTCGCCGAACCGCACTCCGAAACGGCGTACATGACAGATCAGGCGATCCGCTATATCGAGCAGCAGGGCGACGAGCCCTGGGCGCTGCATCTGTCGTATGTGAAGCCCCACTGGCCGTATGTCGCCCCTCGTCCCTATCACGACATGTATTCGCTCGACCAATGCCTGCCGCCCGTGCGGCGCACGGCGGAACTCGATAACGCACACCCTGTGACGGCCGCTTACCGGCAGCACGAGGAGAGCATCAATTTCTCGCGCGACGAAGTATCGAACACGGTGCGGCCCGTCTATCAGGGGCTCATCCAGCAGATCGACGATCATCTCGGGCGCGTCTGGGAGGCGCTCGACAAGCTGGGCCGCTGGCAGGACACGCTGATCGTCTTCACCGCCGACCACGGCGATTTTCTCGGCGATCACTGGCTCGGCGAAAAAGAGCAGTTTTACGATACCGTGCAGCGCGTGCCGATGATCGTCTATGATCCGTCGCCCGATGCGCACGCGACGCGCGGAACGGCGGACGCCCGCTTCACGTCATGCATCGACGTCGTGCCGACGGTGCTCGAAGCGCTCGGGCTACCCGCGTACAAAGAGCGGATCGAAGGCAGATCGCTGCTGCCGCTCACACGCAACGCTCCGCTGCGCGAAGGCGGCTGGCGCGACTATGTCGTGTCCGAACTCGACTACAGTTTTCGCGGCGCGCGTCTGACGCTTGGTCGGGAACCGGATGAATGCCGTGGCTGGATGGTGCGCGATGCGCGCTGGAAATACGTGCACTGGCTCGGCTATCGTCCGCAGTTGTTCGATCTCGAAGCGGACCCGAACGAGTTCGTCGATCTTGGCGGCGACCGCACGCATGAAGCCGTGCGCGCGCAGATGCATGCAAAACTCGTCGACTGGCACGCGTCGCTCAAGCAGCGTGTGACGATGGACGATGCGGGTGTCGCCAGCCGCACGGATACGCACAAGGACTGGGGTGTGTTCTTCGGCGAGTGGTGA
- a CDS encoding MFS transporter, translated as MIDASGNSADDAVFGKVARRIIPFIFICYVVNFIDRVNIGFAKLQFLQDLKLDDAVFGIAAGMFFVGYVIFELPSNLLAARIGVRKTLLRIMVLWGALTVLLMFVRGAHSLYVLRFLLGAAEAGFFPGVILYLTYWFPDRRRGRIISQFVMAVPLAGIVGGPLSGSIMSGLHGALGLAGWQWLFLIEGIPAIALGLAACFVLDDRPADARWLSDSEKAQIAAALSEGRAQQPAGAHTHTRLAEVLANPRIYVLSAIYFSVFMALNAIGFWIPTLLRQVGVHHISDIGWISGGISVCTAIGIVLIGRHSDRRMERRWHVAGCGFAVAASFLLLPLTAHSIALTVALLIVASVGIYAVLSLFWTIPTAYLRGSAAAGGIATITAIGAIGGAVSPWLVGTMKTQTGSLYTGLAAIGVLLALGMLTLLWILRTPLREAAPAADALANR; from the coding sequence ATGATCGACGCTTCCGGCAACTCCGCCGACGACGCCGTATTCGGCAAAGTCGCGCGGCGCATCATCCCGTTCATTTTCATCTGCTACGTGGTCAACTTTATCGACCGCGTGAATATCGGCTTTGCGAAGCTCCAGTTTCTTCAGGACCTGAAGCTCGACGATGCCGTGTTCGGCATCGCGGCGGGGATGTTCTTTGTCGGCTACGTGATCTTCGAATTGCCGAGCAATCTGCTTGCGGCGCGCATCGGCGTGCGCAAGACGTTGCTGCGGATCATGGTCCTGTGGGGCGCGCTGACGGTGCTGCTGATGTTCGTGCGCGGCGCACATTCGCTCTACGTGCTGCGCTTTCTTCTCGGCGCTGCGGAAGCGGGCTTCTTTCCGGGCGTCATTCTGTACCTGACTTACTGGTTTCCCGACAGGCGGCGCGGGCGGATCATCAGTCAGTTCGTCATGGCCGTGCCTTTGGCGGGCATTGTCGGCGGCCCGCTGTCAGGTTCGATCATGAGCGGGCTGCACGGCGCGCTCGGACTCGCTGGCTGGCAGTGGCTGTTTCTGATCGAAGGGATTCCCGCGATCGCGCTCGGTCTCGCTGCCTGCTTCGTACTCGACGATCGTCCCGCCGATGCGCGCTGGCTCAGCGATAGCGAGAAGGCGCAGATCGCGGCGGCGCTCAGCGAGGGTCGCGCCCAGCAACCGGCGGGCGCGCATACGCACACGAGGCTTGCCGAGGTGCTGGCAAATCCGCGCATCTATGTGCTGTCGGCGATCTACTTCAGCGTGTTCATGGCGCTGAACGCAATCGGCTTCTGGATTCCGACACTGCTGCGTCAGGTCGGCGTGCATCACATTAGCGATATCGGCTGGATCAGCGGCGGGATCTCGGTGTGCACGGCAATCGGCATCGTATTGATCGGACGGCATTCGGACCGACGCATGGAGCGGCGCTGGCACGTCGCGGGCTGCGGCTTCGCAGTCGCCGCGAGTTTTCTGCTGCTGCCTTTGACGGCGCATAGCATCGCGTTGACCGTCGCGTTACTGATCGTCGCGTCGGTCGGCATCTATGCGGTTTTGTCGCTGTTCTGGACGATTCCCACTGCGTATCTTCGCGGCAGCGCGGCCGCGGGCGGCATTGCGACGATCACGGCCATCGGCGCGATTGGCGGTGCGGTGAGTCCGTGGCTGGTCGGGACGATGAAGACGCAAACGGGCAGCCTCTACACCGGGCTTGCCGCAATCGGCGTGTTGCTTGCGCTCGGCATGCTGACGCTGCTGTGGATCCTGCGCACGCCGTTGCGCGAGGCAGCGCCTGCCGCGGATGCGTTGGCGAATCGCTGA
- a CDS encoding fumarylacetoacetate hydrolase family protein, with the protein MFVLADHRIHLEGEPLARDIDAQSVGVLLANGAACRPPVSGAVYGTLLNDRAALDALGDAVHAAPYKAPPKAPVLYVKPRNTFAGHRAHIVVPDDDEGVQIGGSLGIVIGRTACRVSADNALEHVAGYTVVADLCVPHESVYRPSVRFRARDGFCVMGPALVARRHVADPDALNIAIDVEGQAQFNASTATSIRSVARLIADVTDFMTLSPGDVLTMGVPHGAPVAHAGDAISIAIGDMPPLRFSMKAQEGAER; encoded by the coding sequence ATGTTTGTACTTGCCGATCATCGAATTCATCTGGAAGGGGAGCCGCTCGCACGCGATATCGATGCGCAAAGCGTCGGTGTGTTGCTCGCGAACGGCGCGGCATGCAGGCCGCCTGTGTCGGGCGCGGTCTACGGAACGTTGCTGAACGATCGCGCCGCGCTCGACGCGCTCGGCGATGCCGTTCACGCCGCGCCCTACAAGGCGCCGCCGAAAGCCCCCGTGCTCTACGTGAAGCCGCGCAATACGTTTGCCGGTCATCGCGCGCATATCGTCGTGCCGGACGATGACGAGGGCGTGCAGATCGGCGGTTCGCTCGGCATCGTGATCGGGCGCACGGCGTGCCGTGTGAGCGCGGATAACGCGCTGGAACATGTCGCGGGCTACACGGTCGTCGCGGATCTGTGCGTGCCGCACGAAAGCGTATATCGGCCTTCGGTGCGGTTTCGCGCGCGTGACGGGTTTTGCGTGATGGGACCGGCGCTTGTTGCGCGTCGGCATGTGGCCGATCCGGACGCGCTGAACATTGCGATCGATGTCGAAGGCCAGGCGCAGTTCAACGCCAGCACGGCAACGTCGATCCGAAGCGTCGCGCGTCTGATCGCCGACGTCACTGACTTCATGACGCTCTCGCCCGGCGACGTGCTGACGATGGGCGTGCCGCACGGTGCGCCGGTTGCGCACGCAGGCGACGCGATCAGCATTGCAATCGGCGATATGCCGCCGCTGCGTTTCTCGATGAAAGCACAAGAAGGAGCCGAACGATGA
- a CDS encoding fumarylacetoacetate hydrolase family protein yields MMRGRVAYAGAIHEAYPHERGVRLADGRVCREEEVVWLAPIETGTIFALGLNYAEHAKELQFSKQEEPLVFLKGPGSVMGHRGVTRRPSDVTFMHYECELAVVIGRPAKEVSRGEAMQYVAGYMIANDYAIRDYLENYYRPNLRVKNRDGGTVLGPWFVDAADIADVAQLELRTWVNGTLHQKGNTRDLVTDVPALIEYLSSFMTLAPGDIILTGTPEGVVNVNAGDEVVCEIDGLGRLSNVIASDADFNRD; encoded by the coding sequence ATGATGCGCGGCCGTGTTGCCTACGCAGGCGCGATTCATGAAGCGTATCCGCACGAACGGGGCGTTCGTCTCGCCGATGGCCGCGTGTGTCGCGAGGAAGAAGTCGTGTGGCTCGCGCCGATCGAGACGGGCACGATCTTCGCGCTCGGACTCAACTATGCAGAGCACGCGAAAGAACTGCAATTCTCGAAGCAGGAAGAGCCGCTCGTGTTTCTCAAGGGACCGGGCAGCGTGATGGGCCATCGCGGTGTGACGCGTCGACCGTCCGACGTGACGTTCATGCACTACGAGTGCGAGCTTGCCGTCGTGATCGGCCGTCCGGCAAAAGAGGTGTCGCGCGGCGAAGCCATGCAGTACGTTGCGGGCTACATGATCGCCAACGACTACGCGATCCGCGACTACCTGGAGAACTACTACCGGCCGAATCTGCGCGTGAAGAACCGCGACGGCGGCACGGTGCTCGGACCGTGGTTCGTCGATGCCGCCGATATCGCCGACGTCGCGCAACTCGAATTGCGCACCTGGGTGAACGGCACGCTGCATCAGAAGGGCAATACGCGCGATCTGGTGACGGACGTGCCCGCGCTGATCGAATATCTGAGCAGCTTCATGACGCTCGCGCCGGGCGACATCATTCTGACGGGAACGCCAGAAGGCGTCGTCAATGTGAATGCGGGCGACGAAGTCGTCTGCGAGATCGACGGCCTGGGCCGACTTTCCAACGTGATTGCTTCCGACGCGGACTTCAACCGCGACTGA
- the hpaE gene encoding 5-carboxymethyl-2-hydroxymuconate semialdehyde dehydrogenase, with product MRIEHLINGKPKAAREYFETVNPATQEVLAEVASGTAEDIDAAVQAAKEAFPAWAAKPASERAKLVRKLGELIAKNVPELSDTETRDTGQTISQTRKQLVPRAADNFTYFAEMCTRVDGHTYPTDSHLNYTLFHPVGVCALISPWNVPFMTATWKVAPCLAFGNTAVLKMSELSPLTASMLGTLALEAGIPAGVLNVVHGYGKDAGEPLVAHPDVHAISFTGSTATGNRIVQTAGLKKFSMELGGKSPFVIFDDADFERALDAAVFMIFSNNGERCTAGSRILVQKSIYAKFAERFIERAKRLTVGDPLSESTIIGPMISQAHLAKVRSYIELGPKEGATLACGGLDAPTLPEALKQGNFVTPTVFVDVDNRMRIAQEEIFGPVACLIPFDDEAEAIRLANDISYGLSSYVWTENTGRAHRVAAAIEAGMCFVNSQNVRDLRQPFGGTKASGVGREGGTWSYEVFLEPKNVCVSLGSHHIPRWGV from the coding sequence ATGCGAATCGAACATCTGATCAACGGCAAGCCGAAGGCTGCACGCGAGTACTTCGAAACAGTGAATCCGGCGACACAGGAAGTACTTGCCGAAGTCGCGAGCGGTACAGCCGAGGACATCGACGCTGCCGTACAGGCTGCAAAAGAAGCGTTTCCCGCGTGGGCCGCGAAGCCCGCGAGTGAGCGCGCGAAGCTCGTGCGCAAACTCGGCGAACTGATCGCGAAGAACGTGCCGGAACTCTCCGACACGGAAACGCGCGATACGGGGCAGACCATTTCGCAAACGCGCAAGCAACTCGTGCCGCGTGCCGCCGACAACTTCACGTATTTCGCGGAGATGTGCACGCGCGTCGACGGCCACACGTATCCCACCGATTCGCATCTGAACTACACGCTGTTTCATCCCGTCGGCGTGTGCGCGCTGATTTCGCCGTGGAATGTGCCGTTCATGACGGCGACGTGGAAGGTCGCGCCTTGTCTCGCGTTCGGCAATACGGCGGTGTTGAAGATGAGCGAACTGTCGCCGCTCACGGCTTCGATGCTCGGCACTCTCGCGTTGGAAGCGGGTATTCCCGCCGGCGTGCTGAATGTCGTGCATGGCTACGGCAAGGACGCGGGCGAGCCGCTCGTCGCGCATCCCGATGTGCACGCGATTTCGTTCACCGGGTCGACGGCAACGGGTAATCGCATCGTGCAGACAGCGGGCCTGAAGAAGTTCTCGATGGAACTGGGCGGCAAGTCGCCGTTCGTCATTTTCGACGACGCCGATTTCGAACGTGCGCTCGATGCCGCCGTGTTCATGATCTTCTCGAACAATGGTGAGCGCTGCACGGCGGGCTCGCGGATTCTGGTGCAGAAATCGATCTATGCGAAATTCGCGGAACGCTTTATCGAGCGTGCAAAGCGTTTGACCGTTGGCGATCCATTGAGCGAGAGCACGATCATCGGACCGATGATCAGCCAGGCGCACCTGGCGAAAGTACGCAGCTACATCGAACTGGGACCGAAGGAAGGCGCGACGCTCGCATGCGGCGGTCTGGATGCGCCGACGCTTCCCGAGGCCCTGAAACAAGGCAATTTCGTGACGCCGACCGTATTCGTCGATGTCGACAATCGCATGCGCATTGCGCAGGAAGAGATCTTCGGGCCAGTAGCCTGCCTGATTCCTTTCGACGACGAAGCCGAAGCGATTCGCCTCGCCAACGATATTTCATACGGTCTCTCCAGCTACGTGTGGACCGAGAACACAGGTCGCGCGCATCGCGTTGCGGCCGCCATCGAAGCGGGCATGTGCTTTGTGAACAGCCAGAACGTGCGCGATCTGCGTCAGCCGTTCGGCGGTACGAAGGCGTCGGGTGTCGGGCGCGAAGGCGGCACGTGGAGCTATGAAGTGTTCCTCGAACCGAAGAACGTGTGCGTGTCGCTCGGTTCGCATCACATTCCGCGCTGGGGCGTCTGA